A stretch of DNA from Nitrospira sp. KM1:
GATAAAGTTTTCCCTTTGTTTCTTCGTGTTCGACCTCGATGTCCGACAGCGCGGTAAGACAGCGCGGGCACCAATTGATGAGCCGTTCCCCACGATAGATCAATCCATCCTCATACAGTCGAACGAATCCCTCGACGACGGCTTTTGAGAGCCCCTCGTCCATGGTGAAGCGAAGTCGATTCCAATCGCACGACTCCCCCAGCTTCTTCTGCTGCTCGATGATGGTGTTCCCTGACTCGGCCTTCCAGCGCCACACTCTCTCGATGAACCGTTCTCGTCCAAGCGATTCGCGTGATAATCCTTCAGCCGCCATCTGTTTTTCGACGACATTCTGTGTCGCAATACCGGCATGGTCGGTTCCTGGCAGCCAGAGCGTATTCCACCCCTGCATCCGGCGCCACCGAATGAGGATGTCTTGCAGCGAGTGGTTCAGCGCATGGCCGATATGAAGAGAACCGGTGACGTTGGGAGGAGGAATGACAATGGAGAATGGCTGACCGGGAGCATGAACATCCGCGTGGAAGTATCCGCGGTCATTCCAGATGCGGTACCAGCGAGCTTCGACTGTCTTGGGGTCGTACGTTTTATCGAGTTGCGGGATGGTCATTGGTTCGCCGCGTCATCACGGGCGCATCTTACCACGCAGCAGAGATGCCCTCAAGACAAGCCGGCCCGGCTTGAGAGGAACCGGTCCGTGTGTTATACACACATGCGTTGACGCGAGCACAGTTCTTCATTCACCTTTACAAGTCGGAGACTTGATATGGCGACAGGCCGTGAGAAGGATCGCAAGACGAGAAAAAAGCACCGCAAGAATGTGAAGCGGATGAAAGCCTTGGCGAAGGCCAGGAAGGGAAAGAAAGGAAAAAGAAGCTGATCGAGAAGGTATTGCGCGTCAGGCTGCTTCGGATAGGCGCTTGATCTCGGTTCTGATTTGTTCCTCGGCGATGTCCGGTACGACCTGCTGCACGGTTTGCCGGACTTGATCGTCGGCTGTCACCCGCACCAGTTCTTCTGCAAGTTTTTCAATCTCTCTGGACGCCGCTTTTCTGACTTCTTCCTGGATCTGTCCGTCAAACGTTTTGATATGTTCTTGAACGAGGGCAGGGACAGATGATCCCATCGAACCGACCTGATCCCGGACAAGATGCTCGAGGTGTTCGGCGACGCGAGGCGTGGCGATCTCCCGAACCGTCTGGCGGATGATCGGTTCCAGATCCGGAATTGCCGAGGCGATTATTTTCGGGAGCTCTTTCGCGACCAACGACTCCATGGCTTCAATGACGCTGTCATGAGTCAACTTGGCGGCCACCTGTTGTTCGACTTCGGACTTGACCGCCTTGGCGACTTCCATAGCGAGATTTTTGGCGATCATGCCCGGGAGCATTTCAGAAATTGTTTTTTCTGCCCTCTCGGACATTGATTGCAACAACTGTCCAAGCAGTCCTTTCATGGCTTCTTCCGGTTCCGATGCGGGAGATTTACCACTGGATGCTGGCATCATAGGCTGATCCCTCTG
This window harbors:
- a CDS encoding response regulator, whose protein sequence is MPLTIFIIDSSPAVRRMVEQISTPEGFEVIGFQDGPAALEATRKTTPHLIIADYHLDNMTFSGFCKEVHKVDSLSETYIISLVSAGDRLEEAHLKSLGVKALLKKPFQSEQLLELIKELDSKKPDPGQTNKKKRRVWPPVSSATDSDDDEGPGAEDEYQTGEIEAQPIASAPLQRDQPMMPASSGKSPASEPEEAMKGLLGQLLQSMSERAEKTISEMLPGMIAKNLAMEVAKAVKSEVEQQVAAKLTHDSVIEAMESLVAKELPKIIASAIPDLEPIIRQTVREIATPRVAEHLEHLVRDQVGSMGSSVPALVQEHIKTFDGQIQEEVRKAASREIEKLAEELVRVTADDQVRQTVQQVVPDIAEEQIRTEIKRLSEAA